From the genome of Pseudomonadota bacterium, one region includes:
- the umuD gene encoding translesion error-prone DNA polymerase V autoproteolytic subunit, with protein sequence MVTKVKAIYYPDSTTKCERPLFMVPVTAGFPSPAEDYIEGKLDLNKHLIKHPAATFFVRVAGDSMIDAGIHPGDILIVDRSLEPANKKVVIAIIDGELTVKRIRINKGRIYLIPENKKYKPIEIEKEMDFDIWGVVTNVIHPL encoded by the coding sequence ATGGTTACAAAAGTAAAAGCCATATATTATCCGGATAGTACAACAAAATGCGAGAGGCCGCTGTTCATGGTGCCGGTTACAGCAGGTTTTCCGTCACCTGCTGAAGATTATATCGAGGGAAAACTTGATTTAAACAAGCATCTTATAAAACATCCTGCCGCAACATTCTTTGTAAGGGTTGCGGGCGATTCCATGATTGATGCCGGAATACACCCTGGGGATATTCTTATTGTGGATCGCTCTCTTGAACCGGCCAATAAGAAGGTGGTAATAGCGATTATTGATGGAGAACTTACAGTCAAAAGAATCAGAATAAACAAGGGTAGGATTTATCTGATACCGGAAAATAAAAAATACAAACCTATAGAGATAGAAAAAGAGATGGATTTTGATATATGGGGTGTTGTGACAAATGTTATACATCCTCTTTGA